In Lodderomyces elongisporus chromosome 2, complete sequence, the following proteins share a genomic window:
- the PRP46 gene encoding pre-mRNA-splicing factor prp46 (BUSCO:EOG09262KUJ): MTTTTFNRISKYPDGNGENGNDDDSLIPPADELSEAMYRNSKLAYLFPTTTNTSTSSTTTTAEIPKPSHITSVSTRVVETAKELAPAASTYHQPQWKLLKTLAGAHQGWIRTVALDEVTNKWFVTGSSDSTIKIWDLATSQMKALLTGHIMGVRTLIVSKRFPYLFSGAEDKTLRCWDLERSNAPEGCQIRNYHGHVGGIYALALHDELDVLLSGGRDSVVRVWDIRTSKEVALLVGHTNDITSIVADVNEPQVITSSMDGTIRLWDLRNQKSLTTITHHSKSIRAMKAHPDEYTFASGDSSGAIKQWLLPKAQLLNNFEFDDDQASRIINTMSINPVTNTLFSGYDDGKMNFYEYTSGKLLQTGYAPNLPGSERAAIYASTFDMSGLRLITCGGDKSIKIWGNADVDVDVDVEVEVSANASVNANANANAADAG; this comes from the coding sequence ATGACGACAACTACTTTCAACCGAATATCAAAATATCCTGATGGTAATGGTGAGAATGGTAATGATGACGATTCTTTGATACCACCAGCGGATGAGCTCTCTGAAGCAATGTATAGAAATTCAAAGCTAGCATATTTGTTccctactactactaatacatcaacatcatcaacaacaacaacagcggAGATTCCGAAACCTAGTCATATTACATCAGTGTCTACTCGTGTTGTCGAAACTGCCAAAGAACTTGCACCAGCAGCTAGTACCTATCACCAACCACAATGGAAACTACTCAAAACATTAGCTGGAGCTCATCAAGGATGGATTCGAACCGTGGCATTAGATGAAGTAACAAACAAATGGTTTGTTACGGGTTCCTCGGACTCTACAATAAAAATCTGGGACCTTGCAACCCTGCAAATGAAAGCTTTGTTGACTGGTCACATTATGGGTGTGCGAACACTAATTGTCTCCAAAAGATTCCCCTATTTGTTTTCCGGAGCAGAAGACAAGACATTGCGATGTTGGGATTTGGAACGACTGAATGCACCAGAAGGGTGCCAAATAAGAAACTATCATGGTCATGTAGGTGGAATATATGCCTTGGCATTACACGATGAATTAGATGTTTTACTAAGTGGAGGAAGAGACTCGGTGGTTAGAGTTTGGGATATACGAACGAGCAAAGAAGTTGCATTACTTGTGGGACATACAAATGATATTACATCAATCGTGGCCGATGTGAATGAACCCCAAGTCATTACCAGCTCAATGGACGGCACTATACGACTATGGGATTTGCGGAACCAGAAAAGTCTCACCACCATAACTCATCATTCGAAAAGTATTCGAGCAATGAAAGCACATCCAGACGAGTATACGTTTGCATCTGGAGATTCAAGCGGGGCTATTAAGCAATGGCTTCTACCAAAAGCGCAATTATTGAACAATTTTGAATTCGATGACGATCAAGCAAGCCGTATCATCAATACAATGAGCATAAACCCTGTCACAAATACATTGTTCTCAGGTTATGATGATGGTAAAATGAATTTTTATGAATACACGCTGGGAAAGTTGCTTCAAACAGGATATGCTCCAAACCTTCCCGGTTCCGAGCGAGCTGCAATTTACGCTTCAACTTTCGACATGTCTGGGCTAAGACTCATCACATGTGGAGGCGACAAGAGTATAAAAATATGGGGCAATGCCGATGTTGATGTCGATGTTGATGTCGAAGTCGAAGTCAGTGCCAATGCAAGTGtcaatgcaaatgcaaatgcaaatgctgCTGACGCAGGTTGA
- the UBC12 gene encoding NEDD8-conjugating protein ubc12 (BUSCO:EOG09265FCK) yields MLKIRELQKKRQEEAAAAAAAGGGGGGGGGGAGIGSTSNSPSPAPSSTNTTSSTKSSAAQLRIQKDLAELDLPKTIKLHFPRPQDVFYSELTITPQSGYYKSGHFHFKIEISGNFPIDPPKIKCVNKIYHPNIDLQGNICLNILREDWSPVLSLNSVLIGLNFLFLEPNPNDPLNKEAANMLVKDKKQFERNVRNSMRGGYVDGEYYDPVV; encoded by the coding sequence ATGTTAAAGATTAGAGAGTTGCAGAAAAAGAGGCAAGAAgaagctgctgctgctgctgctgcaggaggaggaggaggaggaggaggaggaggagcaGGAATAGGTTCCACATCCAATTCGCCATCCCCTGCACCATCTTCCACTAATACTACCTCTAGTACCAAATCATCTGCAGCGCAGCTCCGGATCCAAAAAGATCTAGCCGAACTCGATTTGCCAAAAACCATCAAACTCCATTTTCCTCGACCCCAAGATGTGTTCTATTCTGAGCTCACAATCACCCCGCAGTCTGGGTACTACAAATCGGggcattttcatttcaaaattgaaatttcgGGTAATTTCCCCATTGATCCACCTAAGATCAAGTGTGTAAATAAGATATATCATCCAAATATTGATCTACAAGGTAATATATGCCTTAACATTCTAAGGGAGGACTGGTCGCCTGTGCTAAGCTTAAACTCGGTCTTGATTGGATTGAACTTCTTGTTTCTCGAACCAAACCCAAATGATCCATTGAATAAAGAGGCAGCAAACATGTTGGTCAAGgataaaaaacaatttgagaGGAATGTCAGAAATCTGATGAGGGGAGGTTATGTTGATGGAGAATATTACGATCCCGTGGTTTGA
- the LIS1 gene encoding Lissencephaly-1: MAPSADVITAVGIIMNLNTPAILTERQQTELNKAILQYIHPLCNNANQPELYTRLQQILLPGSNDSPHVSKDIIEQYLEKKWSTVLRLQKKIIDLENELANVRSIIDIDNIQEQQKNGQVAPIMGKDRVDWLPLQSLHSFQTQSIVNCVTIHPVLPLVFCGCNDGSIYVWNFASDDESNLPEKVIKAHLKNVHQLIISWDSIDYYGDGITDPIYILASCSSDLTIRLYNASTYQHLRTLRGHEHTISSIKFSIDSPEILYSVSRDTTVRSWNVIEGNCTRSFVAHSDWVRDLDISSKSQTPQLTYNTKKNVVNANAGASTSMDASTNAYSITTTPSYGDFILTCSSDQSARLTHAQTSTGIALLLGHTHVIQCIKFLPWLSNSYLDTFILSNPDLFPTIPQVLLTDPIYNQLGYKYCITSSRDSTLKIWLLPPPNIIASSQTLLPSQHNSSHAWEITTLRGHISWVKSIQIHPNGKYIFSGSDDKTIKIWDLGALNVTGSVGVVRSLMGHEGFVTDIDMARMSRRKKGGHLIKETVEQEEGNKKGGKDGENEKNGKIEKNGRISEPNGNGGFHGIDEVEKDLLKEIEVRIKCVFVSCATDNLVKVWK, translated from the exons ATGG CACCATCAGCGGATGTCATTACGGCTGTAGGTATTATCATGAACCTCAATACACCAGCAATTTTAACAGAACGACAGCAGACAGAGCTAAACAAGGCAATATTACAATATATACATCCGTTATGTAATAATGCAAATCAACCTGAACTATACACTCGACTACAACAAATACTACTACCAGGGTCTAATGATAGTCCCCATGTTTCAAAGGATATTATAGAACAGTAccttgaaaagaaatggtCAACCGTGCTACGactacaaaagaaaataattgaTTTGGAGAATGAATTGGCAAATGTCAGATCTATAATAGATATTGATAATATACAAGAGCAACAGAAAAATGGCCAAGTTGCGCCTATTATGGGAAAAGACAGAGTTGATTGGTTGCCGTTGCAGTCTTTGCATAGTTTCCAAACACAGTCGATTGTTAATTGTGTCACTATCCACCCGGTATTACCACTTGTATTTTGCGGGTGTAATGACGGGTCCATCTATGTGTGGAATTTCGCATCTGACGATGAATCTAACTTGCCGGAAAAAGTGATTAAAGcacatttgaaaaatgtaCATCAATTGATAATATCGTGGGATCTGATAGACTACTACGGAGATGGTATAACCGATCCCATTTACATTTTGGCGTCGTGTTCTTCCGATTTGACCATTCGATTGTACAATGCTTCTACATATCAACACTTGCGTACACTACGAGGGCACGAGCATACTATATCCTCAatcaaattttcaattgattCCCCAGAAATATTGTATTCAGTATCACGAGATACAACTGTCAGATCATGGAATGTAATTGAAGGTAACTGCACCAGGTCATTTGTTGCTCATTCAGATTGGGTGAGGGACTTGGATATTTCTTCCAAATCACAAACACCGCAATTAACTTACAACACCAAGAAAAATGTCgtaaatgcaaatgcaggTGCAAGTACAAGTATGGATGCAAGTACAAATGCGTACTCCATAACTACAACCCCATCTTATGGTGACTTTATTCTTACATGCTCATCAGACCAATCAGCAAGACTCACACACGCCCAAACAAGCACAGGAATAGCTCTTTTGCTTGGCCACACTCATGTCATCCAATGCATAAAGTTTCTTCCTTGGCTTTCGAATTCATACTTGGACACATTCATTCTTTCCAATCCAGACCTTTTCCCCACAATCCCGCAAGTACTACTCACGGACCCGATATACAACCAACTAGGTTATAAGTACTGCATCACATCAAGTCGTGATTCAACATTGAAAATATGGCTTCTACCTCCACCAAATATAATTGCATCTTCACAAACACTACTTCCATCACAGCATAATTCATCTCATGCATGGGAGATTACGACTTTGAGAGGTCATATTTCCTGGGTAAAATCAATACAAATACACCCGAATGGTAAATATATCTTCAGTGGAAGTGATGACAAGACGATCAAAATATGGGATTTGGGAGCCTTGAATGTAACCGGTTCTGTGGGCGTGGTGAGAAGCTTGATGGGACACGAAGGATTTGTCACCGATATTGATATGGCAAGAATGAGTAGAAGGAAGAAGGGCGGTCATTTGATAAAAGAAACTGTAGAACAAGAggaaggaaacaaaaaaggtGGGAAAGACggagaaaatgaaaaaaatggaaagattgaaaaaaatggaaggATTTCTGAACCAAATGGAAATGGCGGGTTCCACGGAATTGACGAAGTCGAAAAAGATTTACTAAAAGAAATCGAAGTTCGGATTAAATGCGTGTTTGTTAGCTGTGCAACAGATAACTTGGTCAAAGTGTGGAAATAG
- the IST1 gene encoding Vacuolar protein sorting-associated protein ist1 (BUSCO:EOG09264PK5), protein MSKNQINPTRLKTSLKMCLSKLQYTQEKQTAMAKQQRRNISHLLSQGKESSAKIKVENIIRDDIYIELMEYLELYVELLLARLGMIINNTATNIPTTTSSNLSDESKNDKQFNNATVCDPSLLEPIQSIIYSAPHTDLKELVTLRDILVSRYGVEFTREAMENGKGYISEKIIRRCGYDPPSEELVDLYLCEIAKTYGVPYSGLRLRLEDEVEEVVENEGEQGDHNNDDANNNNNNGGGGVGEKNKENPIAEKVDEMKKKVANNGGIKEKDEKPQDDFDALRARFAALKGTPK, encoded by the coding sequence ATGTCGAAGAATCAGATAAACCCTACGAGGTTGAAAACATCACTAAAGATGTGTCTCTCTAAACTTCAATATACTcaagaaaagcaaaccGCGATGGCTAAACAACAACGGCGAAACATTTCCCATTTGTTATCGCAGGGTAAGGAGTCGCTGGCTAAAATTAAAGTTGAGAATATTATACGGgatgatatatatatcgaGTTGATGGAATATCTAGAGTTGTATGTTGAGTTATTGCTTGCTCGACTCGGTAtgatcatcaacaacacaGCAACCAATATACCAACAACCACTTCATCTAACTTAAGTGACGAGAGCAAAAATGACAAACAATTTAATAATGCAACGGTCTGCGATCCATCACTACTCGAACCAATACAATCAATAATATATAGTGCGCCACACACCGACCTTAAAGAATTAGTGACATTAAGAGACATTTTGGTTTCCAGATATGGCGTTGAATTTACAAGAGAAGCAATGGAGAATGGTAAAGGGTATATTTCCGAGAAAATTATTAGAAGATGTGGATACGATCCACCAAGTGAAGAGTTGGTGGATTTGTACCTCTGTGAGATTGCAAAGACTTATGGTGTGCCATATTCAGGACTCCGTCTTCGTCTCGAAGACGAGGTGGAGGAGGTGGTGGAAAATGAAGGTGAGCAAGGTGACCATAATAATGACGATgccaataacaacaacaacaatggaGGCGGGGGAGttggagaaaaaaacaaggagaATCCTATTGCTGAGAAAGTAGACgagatgaaaaagaaagttgcAAACAATGGTGGTATTAAAGAGAAAGACGAAAAGCCACAGGACGATTTTGATGCATTGAGAGCTAGGTTTGCTGCATTGAAAGGAACTCCAAAGTAG
- the HRK1 gene encoding serine/threonine protein kinase, with protein sequence MPDKHKLNLFSKHSKHGKDNNHDELSPSTSNHSGGRKFLGFTIGKHDSDDSVSMSSPNNTGRNSPEPHHPSSASHTPPAGSSAHSVHQPSNLHPSGSKSRGSGTPSPSASRSPSQTQMHSYSHSHPHSQPQPHAHAGTSTSANANTNASTNISSPRVNSPHHPSSLQHEDQTTKKGSMAELKRFFKPTRHTSNNKREGHSTNSSHLSPPQPGGVAGGFGSGHNSGLSTREHSSTSLANMINQTSSQLLHNASHSSNNANGNRDPFTDDNSPLVKKYGKIGKELGSGAGGSVKLITRPSDSKTFAVKEFRARRSTETLKDYTRKCTAEYCIGSTLKHPNIIKTIDIIHQNHKYFEVMEYAPIDFFAVVMSGDMSRNEINCCLKQILEGVNYLHNLGLAHRDLKLDNCVITMDGILKIIDFGSAVIFKYPYDQFGSNKEVIHPSHGIVGSDPYLAPEVLKSPNSYNPQPVDLWSIAIIYCCMTLKRFPWKIPNVDKDNSFKLYCMPDDNFHDYYLSNEYHKLLLQQRKLKNIIVRSNKRKKMLEQVGKEERHEVEITVDEEVEQDREQEKDKESESEREHEQNNANQQPGNQSKEQVKDVAMEETESKIAEEVLTEEQEQDILAQLKEIDVQLDAHEQRKNELKHQFNERRQRELADPKNKQLHLQQQQQQEQLQQQHDERKEQARKEGKRPSPKQIHGPYRLMRLLPHASRSIISRMLMVNPQERASIEEILNDEWIKEIECCTLKRFARSRDNIGSGFDEDDEEVLVKGNPQHSHTVVLES encoded by the coding sequence ATGCCTGATAAACACAAGttgaatttgttttccaagCATAGCAAACACGGTAAAGATAACAATCATGATGAATTGTCTCCATCAACTTCGAACCACTCTGGTGGCCGAAAGTTTCTAGGTTTCACAATTGGTAAGCATGATCTGGATGACTCTGTATCAATGAGTTCCCCTAACAATACTGGAAGAAACTCACCTGAACCGCACCACCCATCAAGTGCGTCACATACACCGCCAGCAGGGTCATCTGCTCATTCAGTTCACCAACCATCGAATCTTCATCCAAGCGGCAGCAAAAGCAGAGGAAGTGGTACACCATCTCCATCAGCATCACGGTCTCCctcacaaacacaaatgcATTCGTATTCGCATTCACACCCTCAttcacaaccacaaccacatgCACATGCAGGTACAAGTACAagtgcaaatgcaaatacaaACGCAAGTACAAACATTTCATCGCCACGAGTGAACTCCCCGCACCATCCTCTGTCATTGCAACACGAGGATCAAACTACGAAAAAGGGATCAATGGCTGAACTCAAACGGTTCTTTAAGCCAACCAGACACACCTCCAATAACAAGAGAGAAGGTCATTCGACGAATTCGAGTCATCTATCACCTCCACAACcaggtggtgttgctggtggtTTTGGCAGTGGTCACAATAGTGGGTTGTCTACACGAGAACATTCAAGCACGTCACTAGCGAATATGATCAATCAAACATCATCGCAATTACTTCATAATGCATCGCACTCATCAAACAATGCAAATGGTAACCGAGATCCATTCACAGACGACAATTCTCCATTGGTAAAGAAATATGGGAAAATCGGTAAGGAATTAGGAAGTGGTGCAGGTGGCTCTGTCAAACTAATCACTCGACCTTCAGACTCAAAGACATTTGCCGTGAAGGAATTTCGAGCAAGAAGGTCAACAGAAACATTAAAAGATTATACTCGAAAATGTACCGCTGAGTATTGCATCGGCTCGACATTGAAGCATCCAAACATTATCAAAACCATTGACATTATCCATCAAAACCACAAGTACTTTGAAGTAATGGAATATGCACCCATTGACTTTTTCGCCGTTGTTATGAGTGGAGACATGTCACGAAATGAGATCAATTGTTGCTTAAAGCAGATTTTGGAAGGGGTTAATTATCTCCATAATTTGGGACTTGCGCATCGAGATTTAAAGTTGGATAACTGTGTCATAACAATGGATGGAATTTTAAAAATCATTGATTTTGGAAGTGCGGTGATTTTCAAGTATCCGTATGATCAATTTGGCAGTAACAAGGAAGTGATACATCCTTCTCATGGTATTGTTGGCAGTGACCCTTACTTGGCTCCCGAGGTGTTAAAGTCTCCGAATTCGTACAATCCACAACCAGTTGACTTGTGGTCAATTGCAATCATATATTGTTGTATGACATTGAAGAGGTTTCCTTGGAAGATCCCTAATGTGGATAAAGACAATAGTTTTAAGCTTTATTGTATGCCCGACGATAATTTCCATGATTATTATCTTAGCAATGAATATCATAAACTATTACTTCAGCAAAGGAAGTTGAAAAACATAATTGTTAGACTGAACAAGCGGAAAAAAATGTTGGAACAAGTggggaaagaagaaagacaCGAAGTAGAAATAACAGTGGATGAAGAAGTAGAACAAGATcgagaacaagaaaaagacaaggaATCGGAACTGGAACGCGAACACGAACAAAACAATGCGAACCAGCAACCGGGAAATCAATCTAAGGAACAGGTTAAGGATGTAGCAATGGAAGAAACCGAATCCAAGATTGCTGAGGAGGTTCTCACCgaagaacaagagcaaGATATACTTGCGCAATTGAAAGAGATTGATGTTCAACTCGATGCGCACGAACAGCGAAAAAACGAGCTTAAACATCAATTCAATGAACGGCGTCAACGAGAATTGGCAGATccaaaaaacaagcaaTTACATcttcagcagcagcagcaacaagaacaattacaacaacagcatgATGAGCGGAAAGAGCAAGCTAGAAAAGAAGGCAAAAGACCCAGCCCCAAGCAAATACACGGGCCATATAGATTAATGCGTTTGCTTCCGCATGCATCAAGATCGATTATTTCCAGGATGTTGATGGTGAACCCACAGGAGAGGGCAAGTATTGAGGAGATATTAAATGACGAATGGATAAAGGAGATTGAGTGCTGTACGTTGAAGAGGTTTGCGCGGTCGAGGGATAATATCGGACTGGGATTTGACGAGGATGACGAGGAGGTGTTGGTAAAGGGAAACCCACAACATCTGCATACAGTTGTGTTGGAGTCGTAA